From one Callithrix jacchus isolate 240 chromosome 2, calJac240_pri, whole genome shotgun sequence genomic stretch:
- the SEPTIN8 gene encoding septin-8 isoform X26 codes for MRLQAGQASVFGSAAAIPQELENAEAEPRSLSLGGHVGFDSLPDQLVSKSVTQGFSFNILCVGETGIGKSTLMNTLFNTTFETEEASHHEACVRLRPQTYDLQESNVQLKLTIVDAVGFGDQINKDERPIVDYIDAQFENYLQEELKIRRSLFDYHDTRIHVCLYFITPTGHSLKSLDLVTMKKLDSKVNIIPIIAKADTISKSELHKFKIKIMGELVSNGVQIYQFPTDDEAVAEINAVMNAHLPFAVVGSTEEVKVGNKLVRARQYPWGVVQVENENHCDFVKLREMLIRVNMEDLREQTHSRHYELYRRCKLEEMGFQDSDGDSQPFSLQETYEAKRKEFLSELQRKEEEMRQMFVNKVKETELELKEKERELHEKFEHLKRVHQEEKRKVEEKRRELEEETNAFNRRKAAVEALQSQALHATSQQPLRKDKDKKKASGWSSIYSVTIP; via the exons AATGCAGAGGCAGAGCCCCGGAGCCTCTCCCTGGGCGGCCATGTGGGCTTTGACAGCCTCCCTGACCAGCTGGTCAGCAAGTCGGTCACTCAGGGCTTCAGCTTCAACATACTCTGTGTGG GGGAGACCGGCATTGGCAAATCCACACTGATGAACACGCTCTTCAACACAACCTTCGAGACTGAGGAAGCCAGTCACCATGAGGCGTGTGTGCGCCTGCGGCCCCAGACCTATGACCTCCAGGAGAGCAATGTGCAGCTCAAGCTGACCATTGTGGACGCCGTGGGCTTCGGGGATCAGATCAATAAGGATGAGAG GCCTATTGTTGACTACATCGATGCGCAGTTTGAAAACTATCTCCAGGAGGAGCTGAAGATCCGCCGCTCGCTTTTCGACTACCATGACACGAGGATCCACGTTTGCCTCTACTTTATCACGCCCACGGGGCACTCCCTGAAGTCCCTGGATCTGGTGACCATGAAGAAACTAGACAGCAAG GTGAACATTATTCCCATCATCGCCAAGGCTGACACCATCTCCAAGAGTGAACTCcacaagttcaagatcaagatcaTGGGCGAGCTGGTCAGCAACGGGGTCCAGATCTACCAGTTTCCCACGGATGACGAGGCTGTTGCAGAGATTAACGCAGTCATGAAT GCACACCTGCCCTTTGCCGTGGTGGGCAGCACCGAGGAGGTGAAGGTGGGGAACAAACTGGTCCGAGCACGGCAGTACCCTTGGGGAGTGGTGCAGG TGGAGAATGAGAATCACTGCGACTTCGTGAAGCTGCGGGAGATGTTGATCCGGGTGAACATGGAGGACCTCCGTGAGCAGACCCACAGCCGGCACTATGAGCTGTACCGGCGCTGCAAGTTGGAGGAGATGGGCTTTCAGGACAGCGATGGTGACAGTCAGCCCTTCAG CCTACAAGAGACATATGAGGCCAAGAGGAAGGAGTTCCTGAGTGAGctgcagaggaaggaggaagagatgagGCAGATGTTTGTCAACAAAGTGAAGGAGACAGAGCTGGAgctgaaggagaaggaaagggag CTTCATGAGAAGTTTGAGCACCTGAAGCGGGTCCACCAGGAGGAGAAGCGCAAGGTGGAGGAAAAGCGCCGCGAGCTGGAGGAGGAGACCAATGCCTTCAACCGCCGGAAGGCCGCGGTGGAGGCCCTGCAGTCGCAGGCCTTGCACGCCACCTCGCAGCAGCCCCTGAGGAAGGACAAGGACAAGAAGAA agccaGTGGCTGGTCTTCCATTTACAGTGTCACTATTCCCTGA
- the SEPTIN8 gene encoding septin-8 isoform X16 has translation MAATDLERFSNAEAEPRSLSLGGHVGFDSLPDQLVSKSVTQGFSFNILCVGETGIGKSTLMNTLFNTTFETEEASHHEACVRLRPQTYDLQESNVQLKLTIVDAVGFGDQINKDERPIVDYIDAQFENYLQEELKIRRSLFDYHDTRIHVCLYFITPTGHSLKSLDLVTMKKLDSKVNIIPIIAKADTISKSELHKFKIKIMGELVSNGVQIYQFPTDDEAVAEINAVMNAHLPFAVVGSTEEVKVGNKLVRARQYPWGVVQVENENHCDFVKLREMLIRVNMEDLREQTHSRHYELYRRCKLEEMGFQDSDGDSQPFSLQETYEAKRKEFLSELQRKEEEMRQMFVNKVKETELELKEKERELHEKFEHLKRVHQEEKRKVEEKRRELEEETNAFNRRKAAVEALQSQALHATSQQPLRKDKDKKKSDIGAHQSGMSLSNSKVMMTKASVEPLNCSSWWPAIQCCSCLVRDATWREGFL, from the exons AATGCAGAGGCAGAGCCCCGGAGCCTCTCCCTGGGCGGCCATGTGGGCTTTGACAGCCTCCCTGACCAGCTGGTCAGCAAGTCGGTCACTCAGGGCTTCAGCTTCAACATACTCTGTGTGG GGGAGACCGGCATTGGCAAATCCACACTGATGAACACGCTCTTCAACACAACCTTCGAGACTGAGGAAGCCAGTCACCATGAGGCGTGTGTGCGCCTGCGGCCCCAGACCTATGACCTCCAGGAGAGCAATGTGCAGCTCAAGCTGACCATTGTGGACGCCGTGGGCTTCGGGGATCAGATCAATAAGGATGAGAG GCCTATTGTTGACTACATCGATGCGCAGTTTGAAAACTATCTCCAGGAGGAGCTGAAGATCCGCCGCTCGCTTTTCGACTACCATGACACGAGGATCCACGTTTGCCTCTACTTTATCACGCCCACGGGGCACTCCCTGAAGTCCCTGGATCTGGTGACCATGAAGAAACTAGACAGCAAG GTGAACATTATTCCCATCATCGCCAAGGCTGACACCATCTCCAAGAGTGAACTCcacaagttcaagatcaagatcaTGGGCGAGCTGGTCAGCAACGGGGTCCAGATCTACCAGTTTCCCACGGATGACGAGGCTGTTGCAGAGATTAACGCAGTCATGAAT GCACACCTGCCCTTTGCCGTGGTGGGCAGCACCGAGGAGGTGAAGGTGGGGAACAAACTGGTCCGAGCACGGCAGTACCCTTGGGGAGTGGTGCAGG TGGAGAATGAGAATCACTGCGACTTCGTGAAGCTGCGGGAGATGTTGATCCGGGTGAACATGGAGGACCTCCGTGAGCAGACCCACAGCCGGCACTATGAGCTGTACCGGCGCTGCAAGTTGGAGGAGATGGGCTTTCAGGACAGCGATGGTGACAGTCAGCCCTTCAG CCTACAAGAGACATATGAGGCCAAGAGGAAGGAGTTCCTGAGTGAGctgcagaggaaggaggaagagatgagGCAGATGTTTGTCAACAAAGTGAAGGAGACAGAGCTGGAgctgaaggagaaggaaagggag CTTCATGAGAAGTTTGAGCACCTGAAGCGGGTCCACCAGGAGGAGAAGCGCAAGGTGGAGGAAAAGCGCCGCGAGCTGGAGGAGGAGACCAATGCCTTCAACCGCCGGAAGGCCGCGGTGGAGGCCCTGCAGTCGCAGGCCTTGCACGCCACCTCGCAGCAGCCCCTGAGGAAGGACAAGGACAAGAAGAA ATCAGATATAGGAGCACACCAGTCGGGCATGAGCCTCTCCAACTCTAAGGTGATGATGACCAAGGCCAGTGTGGAGCCCTTGAACTGCAGCAGCTGGTGGCCCGCCATACAGTGCTGCAGCTGCCTGGTCAGGGATGCGACGTGGAGGGAAGGATTCCTCTGA
- the SEPTIN8 gene encoding septin-8 isoform X19 — protein sequence MELSKNAEAEPRSLSLGGHVGFDSLPDQLVSKSVTQGFSFNILCVGETGIGKSTLMNTLFNTTFETEEASHHEACVRLRPQTYDLQESNVQLKLTIVDAVGFGDQINKDERPIVDYIDAQFENYLQEELKIRRSLFDYHDTRIHVCLYFITPTGHSLKSLDLVTMKKLDSKVNIIPIIAKADTISKSELHKFKIKIMGELVSNGVQIYQFPTDDEAVAEINAVMNAHLPFAVVGSTEEVKVGNKLVRARQYPWGVVQVENENHCDFVKLREMLIRVNMEDLREQTHSRHYELYRRCKLEEMGFQDSDGDSQPFSLQETYEAKRKEFLSELQRKEEEMRQMFVNKVKETELELKEKERELHEKFEHLKRVHQEEKRKVEEKRRELEEETNAFNRRKAAVEALQSQALHATSQQPLRKDKDKKNRSDIGAHQSGMSLSNSKVMMTKASVEPLNCSSWWPAIQCCSCLVRDATWREGFL from the exons ATGGAGCTGTCTAAG AATGCAGAGGCAGAGCCCCGGAGCCTCTCCCTGGGCGGCCATGTGGGCTTTGACAGCCTCCCTGACCAGCTGGTCAGCAAGTCGGTCACTCAGGGCTTCAGCTTCAACATACTCTGTGTGG GGGAGACCGGCATTGGCAAATCCACACTGATGAACACGCTCTTCAACACAACCTTCGAGACTGAGGAAGCCAGTCACCATGAGGCGTGTGTGCGCCTGCGGCCCCAGACCTATGACCTCCAGGAGAGCAATGTGCAGCTCAAGCTGACCATTGTGGACGCCGTGGGCTTCGGGGATCAGATCAATAAGGATGAGAG GCCTATTGTTGACTACATCGATGCGCAGTTTGAAAACTATCTCCAGGAGGAGCTGAAGATCCGCCGCTCGCTTTTCGACTACCATGACACGAGGATCCACGTTTGCCTCTACTTTATCACGCCCACGGGGCACTCCCTGAAGTCCCTGGATCTGGTGACCATGAAGAAACTAGACAGCAAG GTGAACATTATTCCCATCATCGCCAAGGCTGACACCATCTCCAAGAGTGAACTCcacaagttcaagatcaagatcaTGGGCGAGCTGGTCAGCAACGGGGTCCAGATCTACCAGTTTCCCACGGATGACGAGGCTGTTGCAGAGATTAACGCAGTCATGAAT GCACACCTGCCCTTTGCCGTGGTGGGCAGCACCGAGGAGGTGAAGGTGGGGAACAAACTGGTCCGAGCACGGCAGTACCCTTGGGGAGTGGTGCAGG TGGAGAATGAGAATCACTGCGACTTCGTGAAGCTGCGGGAGATGTTGATCCGGGTGAACATGGAGGACCTCCGTGAGCAGACCCACAGCCGGCACTATGAGCTGTACCGGCGCTGCAAGTTGGAGGAGATGGGCTTTCAGGACAGCGATGGTGACAGTCAGCCCTTCAG CCTACAAGAGACATATGAGGCCAAGAGGAAGGAGTTCCTGAGTGAGctgcagaggaaggaggaagagatgagGCAGATGTTTGTCAACAAAGTGAAGGAGACAGAGCTGGAgctgaaggagaaggaaagggag CTTCATGAGAAGTTTGAGCACCTGAAGCGGGTCCACCAGGAGGAGAAGCGCAAGGTGGAGGAAAAGCGCCGCGAGCTGGAGGAGGAGACCAATGCCTTCAACCGCCGGAAGGCCGCGGTGGAGGCCCTGCAGTCGCAGGCCTTGCACGCCACCTCGCAGCAGCCCCTGAGGAAGGACAAGGACAAGAAGAA CAGATCAGATATAGGAGCACACCAGTCGGGCATGAGCCTCTCCAACTCTAAGGTGATGATGACCAAGGCCAGTGTGGAGCCCTTGAACTGCAGCAGCTGGTGGCCCGCCATACAGTGCTGCAGCTGCCTGGTCAGGGATGCGACGTGGAGGGAAGGATTCCTCTGA
- the SEPTIN8 gene encoding septin-8 isoform X17: MELSKNAEAEPRSLSLGGHVGFDSLPDQLVSKSVTQGFSFNILCVGETGIGKSTLMNTLFNTTFETEEASHHEACVRLRPQTYDLQESNVQLKLTIVDAVGFGDQINKDESYRPIVDYIDAQFENYLQEELKIRRSLFDYHDTRIHVCLYFITPTGHSLKSLDLVTMKKLDSKVNIIPIIAKADTISKSELHKFKIKIMGELVSNGVQIYQFPTDDEAVAEINAVMNAHLPFAVVGSTEEVKVGNKLVRARQYPWGVVQVENENHCDFVKLREMLIRVNMEDLREQTHSRHYELYRRCKLEEMGFQDSDGDSQPFSLQETYEAKRKEFLSELQRKEEEMRQMFVNKVKETELELKEKERELHEKFEHLKRVHQEEKRKVEEKRRELEEETNAFNRRKAAVEALQSQALHATSQQPLRKDKDKKNRSDIGAHQSGMSLSNSKVMMTKASVEPLNCSSWWPAIQCCSCLVRDATWREGFL, from the exons ATGGAGCTGTCTAAG AATGCAGAGGCAGAGCCCCGGAGCCTCTCCCTGGGCGGCCATGTGGGCTTTGACAGCCTCCCTGACCAGCTGGTCAGCAAGTCGGTCACTCAGGGCTTCAGCTTCAACATACTCTGTGTGG GGGAGACCGGCATTGGCAAATCCACACTGATGAACACGCTCTTCAACACAACCTTCGAGACTGAGGAAGCCAGTCACCATGAGGCGTGTGTGCGCCTGCGGCCCCAGACCTATGACCTCCAGGAGAGCAATGTGCAGCTCAAGCTGACCATTGTGGACGCCGTGGGCTTCGGGGATCAGATCAATAAGGATGAGAG TTACAGGCCTATTGTTGACTACATCGATGCGCAGTTTGAAAACTATCTCCAGGAGGAGCTGAAGATCCGCCGCTCGCTTTTCGACTACCATGACACGAGGATCCACGTTTGCCTCTACTTTATCACGCCCACGGGGCACTCCCTGAAGTCCCTGGATCTGGTGACCATGAAGAAACTAGACAGCAAG GTGAACATTATTCCCATCATCGCCAAGGCTGACACCATCTCCAAGAGTGAACTCcacaagttcaagatcaagatcaTGGGCGAGCTGGTCAGCAACGGGGTCCAGATCTACCAGTTTCCCACGGATGACGAGGCTGTTGCAGAGATTAACGCAGTCATGAAT GCACACCTGCCCTTTGCCGTGGTGGGCAGCACCGAGGAGGTGAAGGTGGGGAACAAACTGGTCCGAGCACGGCAGTACCCTTGGGGAGTGGTGCAGG TGGAGAATGAGAATCACTGCGACTTCGTGAAGCTGCGGGAGATGTTGATCCGGGTGAACATGGAGGACCTCCGTGAGCAGACCCACAGCCGGCACTATGAGCTGTACCGGCGCTGCAAGTTGGAGGAGATGGGCTTTCAGGACAGCGATGGTGACAGTCAGCCCTTCAG CCTACAAGAGACATATGAGGCCAAGAGGAAGGAGTTCCTGAGTGAGctgcagaggaaggaggaagagatgagGCAGATGTTTGTCAACAAAGTGAAGGAGACAGAGCTGGAgctgaaggagaaggaaagggag CTTCATGAGAAGTTTGAGCACCTGAAGCGGGTCCACCAGGAGGAGAAGCGCAAGGTGGAGGAAAAGCGCCGCGAGCTGGAGGAGGAGACCAATGCCTTCAACCGCCGGAAGGCCGCGGTGGAGGCCCTGCAGTCGCAGGCCTTGCACGCCACCTCGCAGCAGCCCCTGAGGAAGGACAAGGACAAGAAGAA CAGATCAGATATAGGAGCACACCAGTCGGGCATGAGCCTCTCCAACTCTAAGGTGATGATGACCAAGGCCAGTGTGGAGCCCTTGAACTGCAGCAGCTGGTGGCCCGCCATACAGTGCTGCAGCTGCCTGGTCAGGGATGCGACGTGGAGGGAAGGATTCCTCTGA
- the SEPTIN8 gene encoding septin-8 isoform X20: MELSKNAEAEPRSLSLGGHVGFDSLPDQLVSKSVTQGFSFNILCVGETGIGKSTLMNTLFNTTFETEEASHHEACVRLRPQTYDLQESNVQLKLTIVDAVGFGDQINKDERPIVDYIDAQFENYLQEELKIRRSLFDYHDTRIHVCLYFITPTGHSLKSLDLVTMKKLDSKVNIIPIIAKADTISKSELHKFKIKIMGELVSNGVQIYQFPTDDEAVAEINAVMNAHLPFAVVGSTEEVKVGNKLVRARQYPWGVVQVENENHCDFVKLREMLIRVNMEDLREQTHSRHYELYRRCKLEEMGFQDSDGDSQPFSLQETYEAKRKEFLSELQRKEEEMRQMFVNKVKETELELKEKERELHEKFEHLKRVHQEEKRKVEEKRRELEEETNAFNRRKAAVEALQSQALHATSQQPLRKDKDKKKSDIGAHQSGMSLSNSKVMMTKASVEPLNCSSWWPAIQCCSCLVRDATWREGFL; the protein is encoded by the exons ATGGAGCTGTCTAAG AATGCAGAGGCAGAGCCCCGGAGCCTCTCCCTGGGCGGCCATGTGGGCTTTGACAGCCTCCCTGACCAGCTGGTCAGCAAGTCGGTCACTCAGGGCTTCAGCTTCAACATACTCTGTGTGG GGGAGACCGGCATTGGCAAATCCACACTGATGAACACGCTCTTCAACACAACCTTCGAGACTGAGGAAGCCAGTCACCATGAGGCGTGTGTGCGCCTGCGGCCCCAGACCTATGACCTCCAGGAGAGCAATGTGCAGCTCAAGCTGACCATTGTGGACGCCGTGGGCTTCGGGGATCAGATCAATAAGGATGAGAG GCCTATTGTTGACTACATCGATGCGCAGTTTGAAAACTATCTCCAGGAGGAGCTGAAGATCCGCCGCTCGCTTTTCGACTACCATGACACGAGGATCCACGTTTGCCTCTACTTTATCACGCCCACGGGGCACTCCCTGAAGTCCCTGGATCTGGTGACCATGAAGAAACTAGACAGCAAG GTGAACATTATTCCCATCATCGCCAAGGCTGACACCATCTCCAAGAGTGAACTCcacaagttcaagatcaagatcaTGGGCGAGCTGGTCAGCAACGGGGTCCAGATCTACCAGTTTCCCACGGATGACGAGGCTGTTGCAGAGATTAACGCAGTCATGAAT GCACACCTGCCCTTTGCCGTGGTGGGCAGCACCGAGGAGGTGAAGGTGGGGAACAAACTGGTCCGAGCACGGCAGTACCCTTGGGGAGTGGTGCAGG TGGAGAATGAGAATCACTGCGACTTCGTGAAGCTGCGGGAGATGTTGATCCGGGTGAACATGGAGGACCTCCGTGAGCAGACCCACAGCCGGCACTATGAGCTGTACCGGCGCTGCAAGTTGGAGGAGATGGGCTTTCAGGACAGCGATGGTGACAGTCAGCCCTTCAG CCTACAAGAGACATATGAGGCCAAGAGGAAGGAGTTCCTGAGTGAGctgcagaggaaggaggaagagatgagGCAGATGTTTGTCAACAAAGTGAAGGAGACAGAGCTGGAgctgaaggagaaggaaagggag CTTCATGAGAAGTTTGAGCACCTGAAGCGGGTCCACCAGGAGGAGAAGCGCAAGGTGGAGGAAAAGCGCCGCGAGCTGGAGGAGGAGACCAATGCCTTCAACCGCCGGAAGGCCGCGGTGGAGGCCCTGCAGTCGCAGGCCTTGCACGCCACCTCGCAGCAGCCCCTGAGGAAGGACAAGGACAAGAAGAA ATCAGATATAGGAGCACACCAGTCGGGCATGAGCCTCTCCAACTCTAAGGTGATGATGACCAAGGCCAGTGTGGAGCCCTTGAACTGCAGCAGCTGGTGGCCCGCCATACAGTGCTGCAGCTGCCTGGTCAGGGATGCGACGTGGAGGGAAGGATTCCTCTGA
- the SEPTIN8 gene encoding septin-8 isoform X5: protein MAATDLERFSLSQGRGLSNGGGVSLHNMELSKNAEAEPRSLSLGGHVGFDSLPDQLVSKSVTQGFSFNILCVGETGIGKSTLMNTLFNTTFETEEASHHEACVRLRPQTYDLQESNVQLKLTIVDAVGFGDQINKDESYRPIVDYIDAQFENYLQEELKIRRSLFDYHDTRIHVCLYFITPTGHSLKSLDLVTMKKLDSKVNIIPIIAKADTISKSELHKFKIKIMGELVSNGVQIYQFPTDDEAVAEINAVMNAHLPFAVVGSTEEVKVGNKLVRARQYPWGVVQVENENHCDFVKLREMLIRVNMEDLREQTHSRHYELYRRCKLEEMGFQDSDGDSQPFSLQETYEAKRKEFLSELQRKEEEMRQMFVNKVKETELELKEKERELHEKFEHLKRVHQEEKRKVEEKRRELEEETNAFNRRKAAVEALQSQALHATSQQPLRKDKDKKNRSDIGAHQSGMSLSNSKVMMTKASVEPLNCSSWWPAIQCCSCLVRDATWREGFL, encoded by the exons CTGTCTCAGGGCAGGGGGCTCAGCAATGGAGGAGGCGTGTCTCTGCACAACATGGAGCTGTCTAAG AATGCAGAGGCAGAGCCCCGGAGCCTCTCCCTGGGCGGCCATGTGGGCTTTGACAGCCTCCCTGACCAGCTGGTCAGCAAGTCGGTCACTCAGGGCTTCAGCTTCAACATACTCTGTGTGG GGGAGACCGGCATTGGCAAATCCACACTGATGAACACGCTCTTCAACACAACCTTCGAGACTGAGGAAGCCAGTCACCATGAGGCGTGTGTGCGCCTGCGGCCCCAGACCTATGACCTCCAGGAGAGCAATGTGCAGCTCAAGCTGACCATTGTGGACGCCGTGGGCTTCGGGGATCAGATCAATAAGGATGAGAG TTACAGGCCTATTGTTGACTACATCGATGCGCAGTTTGAAAACTATCTCCAGGAGGAGCTGAAGATCCGCCGCTCGCTTTTCGACTACCATGACACGAGGATCCACGTTTGCCTCTACTTTATCACGCCCACGGGGCACTCCCTGAAGTCCCTGGATCTGGTGACCATGAAGAAACTAGACAGCAAG GTGAACATTATTCCCATCATCGCCAAGGCTGACACCATCTCCAAGAGTGAACTCcacaagttcaagatcaagatcaTGGGCGAGCTGGTCAGCAACGGGGTCCAGATCTACCAGTTTCCCACGGATGACGAGGCTGTTGCAGAGATTAACGCAGTCATGAAT GCACACCTGCCCTTTGCCGTGGTGGGCAGCACCGAGGAGGTGAAGGTGGGGAACAAACTGGTCCGAGCACGGCAGTACCCTTGGGGAGTGGTGCAGG TGGAGAATGAGAATCACTGCGACTTCGTGAAGCTGCGGGAGATGTTGATCCGGGTGAACATGGAGGACCTCCGTGAGCAGACCCACAGCCGGCACTATGAGCTGTACCGGCGCTGCAAGTTGGAGGAGATGGGCTTTCAGGACAGCGATGGTGACAGTCAGCCCTTCAG CCTACAAGAGACATATGAGGCCAAGAGGAAGGAGTTCCTGAGTGAGctgcagaggaaggaggaagagatgagGCAGATGTTTGTCAACAAAGTGAAGGAGACAGAGCTGGAgctgaaggagaaggaaagggag CTTCATGAGAAGTTTGAGCACCTGAAGCGGGTCCACCAGGAGGAGAAGCGCAAGGTGGAGGAAAAGCGCCGCGAGCTGGAGGAGGAGACCAATGCCTTCAACCGCCGGAAGGCCGCGGTGGAGGCCCTGCAGTCGCAGGCCTTGCACGCCACCTCGCAGCAGCCCCTGAGGAAGGACAAGGACAAGAAGAA CAGATCAGATATAGGAGCACACCAGTCGGGCATGAGCCTCTCCAACTCTAAGGTGATGATGACCAAGGCCAGTGTGGAGCCCTTGAACTGCAGCAGCTGGTGGCCCGCCATACAGTGCTGCAGCTGCCTGGTCAGGGATGCGACGTGGAGGGAAGGATTCCTCTGA
- the SEPTIN8 gene encoding septin-8 isoform X28, with amino-acid sequence MAATDLERFSLSQGRGLSNGGGVSLHNMELSKNAEAEPRSLSLGGHVGFDSLPDQLVSKSVTQGFSFNILCVGETGIGKSTLMNTLFNTTFETEEASHHEACVRLRPQTYDLQESNVQLKLTIVDAVGFGDQINKDERPIVDYIDAQFENYLQEELKIRRSLFDYHDTRIHVCLYFITPTGHSLKSLDLVTMKKLDSKVNIIPIIAKADTISKSELHKFKIKIMGELVSNGVQIYQFPTDDEAVAEINAVMNAHLPFAVVGSTEEVKVGNKLVRARQYPWGVVQVENENHCDFVKLREMLIRVNMEDLREQTHSRHYELYRRCKLEEMGFQDSDGDSQPFSLQETYEAKRKEFLSELQRKEEEMRQMFVNKVKETELELKEKERELHEKFEHLKRVHQEEKRKVEEKRRELEEETNAFNRRKAAVEALQSQALHATSQQPLRKDKDKKN; translated from the exons CTGTCTCAGGGCAGGGGGCTCAGCAATGGAGGAGGCGTGTCTCTGCACAACATGGAGCTGTCTAAG AATGCAGAGGCAGAGCCCCGGAGCCTCTCCCTGGGCGGCCATGTGGGCTTTGACAGCCTCCCTGACCAGCTGGTCAGCAAGTCGGTCACTCAGGGCTTCAGCTTCAACATACTCTGTGTGG GGGAGACCGGCATTGGCAAATCCACACTGATGAACACGCTCTTCAACACAACCTTCGAGACTGAGGAAGCCAGTCACCATGAGGCGTGTGTGCGCCTGCGGCCCCAGACCTATGACCTCCAGGAGAGCAATGTGCAGCTCAAGCTGACCATTGTGGACGCCGTGGGCTTCGGGGATCAGATCAATAAGGATGAGAG GCCTATTGTTGACTACATCGATGCGCAGTTTGAAAACTATCTCCAGGAGGAGCTGAAGATCCGCCGCTCGCTTTTCGACTACCATGACACGAGGATCCACGTTTGCCTCTACTTTATCACGCCCACGGGGCACTCCCTGAAGTCCCTGGATCTGGTGACCATGAAGAAACTAGACAGCAAG GTGAACATTATTCCCATCATCGCCAAGGCTGACACCATCTCCAAGAGTGAACTCcacaagttcaagatcaagatcaTGGGCGAGCTGGTCAGCAACGGGGTCCAGATCTACCAGTTTCCCACGGATGACGAGGCTGTTGCAGAGATTAACGCAGTCATGAAT GCACACCTGCCCTTTGCCGTGGTGGGCAGCACCGAGGAGGTGAAGGTGGGGAACAAACTGGTCCGAGCACGGCAGTACCCTTGGGGAGTGGTGCAGG TGGAGAATGAGAATCACTGCGACTTCGTGAAGCTGCGGGAGATGTTGATCCGGGTGAACATGGAGGACCTCCGTGAGCAGACCCACAGCCGGCACTATGAGCTGTACCGGCGCTGCAAGTTGGAGGAGATGGGCTTTCAGGACAGCGATGGTGACAGTCAGCCCTTCAG CCTACAAGAGACATATGAGGCCAAGAGGAAGGAGTTCCTGAGTGAGctgcagaggaaggaggaagagatgagGCAGATGTTTGTCAACAAAGTGAAGGAGACAGAGCTGGAgctgaaggagaaggaaagggag CTTCATGAGAAGTTTGAGCACCTGAAGCGGGTCCACCAGGAGGAGAAGCGCAAGGTGGAGGAAAAGCGCCGCGAGCTGGAGGAGGAGACCAATGCCTTCAACCGCCGGAAGGCCGCGGTGGAGGCCCTGCAGTCGCAGGCCTTGCACGCCACCTCGCAGCAGCCCCTGAGGAAGGACAAGGACAAGAAGAA ttaa